GCGGCTCCCCCTCCATTGGCAACCCAACACAAAGCTCAGCTCGGGGGTTCTTGCCTCGAAGGGCCTGCTGTTTTTAGCTGCTTTCAGCGGAGGCCGGAGGGGAGCGAGCAAAAGCCTTTCCTTTGCTCGGATTCTGCCTGTCCCGCGGAGGTGATGAGTGAGGAGGGCACGGGGCGAGTGAGCCGCTGCCGCGTATATATCGGGCACCGGCGGGGATCCATTCCATTCCCCCTGCCGCTCGCCAAAGCCCCGCGTCGCTGTCAGGGGAGTTCCATGCTCCACTACTAGCTCTTCTGTCGAGCTGGGTTTCCCGAAATGCCCCGGACCCGACGGTAAATTTTCGATCTCGATCGGGTCATGTGGTGCGCCCCGCCGAGAGTTACCGCGTGCTTATTTTTCTTGGCGCGAAAGCGCCATGTCCTGGGGGCCAGGTGTAAAGACCAAAGAGTGCCTTAGAATTTTAGATAATGTCCTCTACCGATCATACAAAGTTACAAACCAAGTTAAAGATGtgataaagaaaaaaatggtgTCTGAGTTAGACCTGAATAAAATTCTACGGCATGTGTGTACCCTGTAGTATGTGCACAGCTCCTTAACAATATTAGTTTCCTGCTTCAAAACAATTAACAATATTTCCTGCCTTTGACCACCATGCATATACTATCCTAGACAACTAATACGGGGGAGAGTGTTTGCTAGGGATGGGCAGCATTCAGTGTCTGTGTCCCAAGATAGCATATATTAGCATGCATACAGCTTCACCTTTGCCACCTCGATCTTTAGCTTGGCATGGTCCTAGGTGTCCCCATGTCTGGGCGCCGAAACACATTACAAAACAAATACCTTGCGCGGGTTCTAGAAAGCCGACGCGTGGATAACTGTCTctgcaacaactcaacaagtgGTGCTTCTTCTTCACCTGGCCCAGCAAGTGCAAACAACGCTTTGATGGCAATCGTACTTGTAGCGATGGCGATCGCGATCACTTTCCGACGCACAATCGAACAAAACTAATCCCAGGGCTGATCTCTGACGGCCCTGCATCATGGCACACAAGCGACGCGCAACACCACACGCATGCCCCGTACCTGGTCGATTCGATCAACGTTTTGTGAGCTGGCACGCGCGGTTATTACAGAAGATACATGTGTATCTGTGATCATGTCCCCTTACTTTGGTGCAAAGAAAGGGGATGTGTGTTGTTTTACTCCGATCCGATCACCTGGTCGATCTCTGTCGCCATCCGGAAAAGGTTACGTTGCCAAAGTACACGACCCTACTAGCGTAGGCGTAGCTTTGTCCCAAGTGTAGTAGTGTGATTACTAGCTAATAATATATAGTGCGCATCACGCCTGCTGCGCGTGTACCAGAAATCTTATTGATCGAGATGATATCGGGTCAGCAGTAGGTCAAGTCGATCCAGTCCAGTTCGGTTTATCAGTCAAAAATATGCATCGACCAACTCTCACACGCGTCCGGCGCTGTGCATGTTAAGTTGTTTCTTCCCAGATCGAGCTATATATGATCGATGATGACTCGAGTCAAGCCGCCACTGCCACTTGCTCGCTGGATCGACGAAGTGGTCATCCAGTAATTCGAGAGTTGCAGATACGCGATCACGCTCGGCCTGCCTGAACCAGGTAGGGAGAAAGACGAACGGATGCGGATTGCGTGTTTAATTTTGGATGTTCGCGTTAGGACCGCGTGTCCTAAAATCTATCGCGGCGCACGCGACAAGAGCATGGAAAACAAGACAAAAAGTAAACAGCAGGACGTGTACGGTTCATCAACTTAATTAGTTGCATGCCGAATTTGCTACGATTTTGTGTAAAATTACCCATGTAAAAAATACGTAACCCATATATACTTATAAATTACTCACCACCGCTATTACAAGAAAGTTAACATAAACTACTTCTAAACCTATATATTTATATACCACCAGTCGTTGCTATTATAAAAAAGAATAATCTAAAATGCCACAAAAGAAGGCAAGATAACTTAATTGGCATGTAATTAAGAGGTCAACGTTGCAATTCAAATGGTCTTTGGATTGATGTAAAATGTAACAATATaataaaattataaatataCCTAGCCATCATTTGGGTGACTCAAATGTGGATCGTCAAGATAAGATATGGGAGCATGTATCTATGATCTTGGACTTTCATTGTCCAAGGTTACAGTGCCAATAAATCAGAGAACTTTCCATTAATTTTTACACTGGACAGGTGTGTGCACatgcgtgttttttttttttttggggggggggggggggggggggtaagcCCCCTTCTGTCACGCTCACGACTGAACATACACAGAGCTAATTGCCATGCTTGAACCTTGGACTAGACGAGTCTAAGGCATACCTTGCAATCGAAGGTGGTGAAGGTATGATTTTTTGGTAGCAATGTAAGACTATGATATATGTCTCCGGTGTAAATAATATCTGACCAATATAACAATATTAGCAAGGGAAATCGGCGAAACTGAAGGATGGTCTCGTGCTTCGTGCTGACAATAAGTTGAGGACTAGCTATTTTGAactcatggaaaaaaaatcagaatacatactccctccgttcctgcTTATAAGGTGCACaagcatatcaagattcaaagtttaaaactttgaccaataatttaggtgatgattttttattttttaatgcaAATTTGACATGGtgggatttgtaatcaaatgtactctccaatgattataagtttataaccataaataatttaatataatataaatgaACAGTCAAAATCTAATTTAAGAGACCGTGCCACGTCATACTACACCTTATAAACAGGAACGGAGGGGGTAATTACTAATTCTATGTAGCGTTAGGAATGCGGTGTGGAAGCCCTAACTAGCTATAGATGGTGGAGTTGCTGACTACGGAACCATGAACTGCCATGCGTGTTGTATCAATTTCAACACTGTGTTAACTCTACTAGCTCGAACAATTTGCGTGAGTATGTAACCATCGTTTTAGAATCAAAGTCCCCGGCGCGGCCCGTATAGTATGCCAAAGAGTAAAGATTACCGGAGGGCAAGTTTGGAAGACCGCACCTAACAAGGGGAATCATGCAAAGCAAAGCCCTTTTGGCGCCTTACCCCTTCGAGAGACCTCCTCGTCGTGACTTCCAACAAAGAATGATGCGCTTATGCTAATTAAGCAGATCATTAGATCACCCTTGATTTAAGTATTGGTACGGTCCCCTGCCCGCCCCTCCACGTACACCTCATCTACATTGCGTAGAGCCGTAGCCGAGCTCCCGCGCCACGATAGTTTATGCGCTCCCCCCCTGTCTCTTTGGCGCCCTCCCGATCCTCTTCTCCATCGACCCCCGCCTCGTCACCTAATCACCCAACGAAAAGCACCAACACAATCGCATCACCCAGTGCATCAGCAAGACACAGCGGTAGCTAGTTAAACAACTCGTAGATGTCCATGTCCTTGTTGCTGTGCCCCGCGCATGCCACAGCAGGGGATCGGATGACATCCATGGTGCGCCGATGGGTGCCCGCCGGGCCAATCGCGACGCGCCACCCGCCGGACCGGTCGatcggccgccgcgcgccgggcAGCAGCGACGTCGCCCGTAAAATAACGTGGCTGCTATTTCGGGCAAGCGATCGAGCACGTACGGCCTGGCAGGGGGGCTGGTGGCGCCGGGGGTTATTTTATGCGCGCATCGCCGTCGTCGAGCGTGGGTGCGGCGACTTTGGGCGCCTCACGCCGGCGACAGGTGTCGCGCGATCCGGCGGAGGACCACCGCGCCCTTGTTTAATCCCGTCGCCAACTCCGGCGCGCATAAAGCCCCGGCCCCGGACCACAGGGACAAGGCCAGCTCGATCCCCCCCGGcgtatatatactatatatataatcacTCCATATCACCACTACTATAATTATCTAGGGAGGGAGGGTTAGCAGCTTGGCTAGCCTTGCAGTACATGTTACGGccgggccggggccgggggctaGCTTTCATTATTCGCGTTGGCTAGCTTTTCTCCGTGTGTCTGGTTGCATGTCGTTTGCTCTAGGCCACTGCACGTAGGCGGCATCCCATTCGAGCCGGGGGGTTTGATTAGTGGTTTCCGTGGCGTGATCTGGCCGAGGCCAAGGGTTATGTTAAATTGTTAATGCCTGTGTGCGGTGAAATGAAGCATCCATCgacaattttattttctctgtGCGGTGGTGTGATGAAGCATTGGTCTACAAGTCTCCCTCTGCTCACTTTGCGATCCAGAAGGCTCTCGAAAAGCCCCTGCTTACAAATATACAAAGCCCCCAAAAGCTGGGCGCGCGTATGTGTGTGTATTTTTGGATTGGGGGTATGTTTATACTCCAAGCAAGCTCATCATCGGTCATGGATCACGGGACTTGGGAGCTAAAAGTAGAAAGCAAGATACGGTCCCCGGCACAAAGCTGGTCTAGTTAATTAGTTGCACTAGGTATGGCAACAGTCACGTCCGCCAAATGGGGTGGGAGAATTTGAGAGAAATGCTAAAGCGTGATGGGGCACTAAAAGGTCGCTCTCGATCGTGACCTGCTTTACAGCAGCTCAAGGACAAAGGTAAACTGCACTAGCTAGGAGGAGGGGTAATAACTTTGTTTGGTCACTCGCTCTCAGAACCGAATACACGTTTCCTCATTCTCCACATTCTCTGTGGTTTTAATTTACACTCAGATACGTTCTTCGAACAAAGTTTCTTTGCTTGCAAATTAAGTCGCTTGCCATTCTTAGAAGACCTAATAAtataaaaaacaaaacaatCTGTCTTTGTCTACTACTCGGTCGTCATGTGTACATGTCTTCAATTGTACACATCTTATTACATTCATGATcgcagaagaggaagaaaaacattTTTACATCGTTCTGTATTATTGTATGTGTAAAGGCCACACGGTAACCTATAAGTATATGTGTACAGTACTCTTTGTGTACAGTTCTTTGCCCCTTGGGACTGTGCTAAAAAGTAAAAACTCTTTCACCATTATTCAATGAAATTGCCACTATCCTGTGCCGGTTAGTACAAAGGACTTCTCGCTTATGTATACGTGTTGTGACTCTTGTGATGTCTATGAGCAGAAAGtaatgctttttttttcaaggCACTGTAGAATTTTTTTGCTTTTGTTTTCTAGTAATAGAATTAAAACATTATTTTACCAATTAGCGGATGTTTGGTTGCTGGCCATGCCTCGCCATGCGGCGATCCCAAAAAACAAAGGTTGTGCTTGGTTGGTGCCAAACCTGTGGCTGCAACAGCGTTTTCAGTTGATTTTGCTACCAAACTTGGGGCGCTTATTTTTACCACGAACCTTTGGCGCCGCCACAGATGAGTGTGGCCAGTTATGGCTGGCTACCAAACACGCTCTTAATGATGTTATTTTTTAGTAGTAGACGACGTGCCCGCCGATAGCGAGGTGCCCAAGATCTCTTAGATGTGCTCATAGTGTTAGGATTACATGTGTATGTTCATAGCAGCTAGTGTGCATGCGTGTATATGAGTGTCCGTGTTTGTAATATGTTTCTAAAAATGGTTATATGGAATCCACAATGACGCGTCTGTTTGACttggtaaaaaaaagaaatgcaaacTAAACAGTAGAAAATATCTAAAGTTTTTTAAAGAACTTTTCTCGAATACCATGGCCCACCCCTTGCTAAGCAAATGTTCAACATATTTGGGGTAATTAACTTCGTCAAAGAAACAATTTTATATAATATGGTTAGTTGCAGAATGCATATACTGCGTTTAAAGGAAAAACAAGGTAGTAAGAAACATCTTTATCTTGGATAAGAATCTAGGCCCTTCATGAGGAGCTAAGAACCACTTCTGCTGGGTTGACATTCTGATGCCCTGGAGGCAGCAAGTTCTTGGGGGGCAATCCCGGCTAGCTAGATAGACGACGTTAAAGTAGAAAACAAACTAGTGGCATCTGTTCCATCTTGTACGTAGCAGCCTGATCCCTCCACGAGTACATGGCATCCCCTTCGAGCTTTTAGCGTAAAAGGGACGCCAGAATCTTGCTGGCAAATAATGACAAGCACCTTAGGAGAACAATGTACTTTTATCTCTAAGTAAAAGCCCAAAGGCGAATAATTGACCCACACCAAACATTTGGACCAAATGTTGTGGCCCCATCTAAAAAATGATAGCCCGGCCCATAAGTCAGGCCCACTAAGTACACCATCGTCGAAAATTCTCAATGCGGCATCCGTAAATTGTCGATTCTGGCCTTGTGGAGTTGTGGGAGTTTGACGCATGCATGCGCTCTTCTTTCTCCAGGCTCCCATGGCCGTCCCTAAAACACGCCACGCTCGTCGAcccgctccctccctctccgtTCGTGGCTTCGTGCACGGCGCATGCGACAATTCTATCTACGCCAAGCGCATGTGGCACCGGCATTCCTCACCCACGGCCACGGGCTAGTGCCGTGACACGAACCAAGAACATACTACGTGACCAATGCAACTCGATCGATCCGCCATGGCTGCCTCCGTGGCCCTCGCCGTCGTTGCCATTTCCCTCGCCGCCACTCTCCCCGTTGCCCGCGCCGAGATCAAGAAGACGTCCATCGTCTCCGACTCGCGCTCCGTCATCCTGTTCGAGGAGTTCGGCTtcaggcgcggcggccgcgccgccgtcacGGCCACCGGCGTCTCGTGGAAGGTCCCCGAGGGGTCCCAGATCAAGTCGGCGGACCCGACCCTGATGGGCTTCTTCCtcatctccaactccctctTCTACAAGATCAACAACGAGTCCGACTACGCCGAGGCCACCGGCACCGCCTTCTGCCCGCTCACCAGCAAGTACGTGCAGCCGCTGTTCCGGTTCAAGGAGATCGCGCCCGACGGCACCGGGAAGGGCTCCCTGACCATCGACGCCGACGACCAGTACACGGTGCTGTTCAGCAGCTGCCAGGAGGGCGTCGAGGTCACCATGGAGGTCCGCACCGAGATGTTCAACGTGCGCCGCTCCGGCGCCAAGGAGTACCTGCCCGTCGGCCTGCTGCCGCTGCCAGGGATCTTCGCCGCCGCGTCGGTCGTGCACTTCGTGTTCCTGGGCGGCTGGCTGTTCGTCTGCGCCAAGCACTGCAAGACCGCCGAGCGCATCCACGCCGTCATGGGCGCGCTGCTGCTGTTCAAGGCGCTCAAGCTCGCGTGCGCCGCCGAGGACCAGTGGTACGTCGAGCGCACCGGCACGCCGCACGGGTGGGACGTCGCCTTCTACGTGTTCGGCTTCTTCAAAGGCATCCTGCTCTTCACCGTCATCGTCCTCATCGGCACCGGTTGGTCCTTCTTGAAGCCATACCTCCAGGTGCGCCCATGTCTGATGCGATCAAATGATCAATGGCCATGCCCTGACGGTGGCACGCACTGACACCCGTATTGTGCGCGCAGGAGCGCGAGAAGAACGTGCTGATGATCATCATACCCCTGCAAGTGATCGAGAACATCGCGTCGGCGGTGATCGGGGAGAcggggccggcggggcgggaCTGGCTGGCGTGGAACCAGATCTTCCTGCTCGTGGACGTGATCTGCTGCTGCGCTGTGTTCTTCCCCATCATCTGGTCCATCCGGAACCTGCGGGAGGCGTCCAAGACCGACGGCAAGGCGGCGCGGAACCTCCAGAAGCTCACCCTCTTCAAGCAGTTCTACCTGGTGGTCGTCTGCTACCTCTACTTCACCCGGATCGCCgcgtcggccgtcgccgccgtgctcaGCTACAAGTACCAGTGGGTCGTCAACGTCTCCATCGAGACGGCGAGCCTGGCCTTCTATGTGTTCGTGTTCTACAATTTCCAGCCGGTGGAGAAGAACCCGTACCTGTATGTCGGTGACGACGAAGAGGAGGCCGCGGGTGGGCAGCTTGAGATGGAGAGCACTTTTGAGATCTGAGGCATGCAAGTGTCTCTCCAAGCAGTTTTGTATAGATATGACTCTCGAACCTGATATAATTTTTCAGATTTTATTATCAGTTGCATAAAATGCTCTTACTTTTTCAATCATATAAAATTAGGAACTACTCACGTGTAAATGTTGGTGCCGGGCAATTTTTAGAATGTGCATTCTGTTTCTGCCTGTACTTTACGTGTCTTTGGCGGATGTTTTCTAGGGATACTAGCTTCATAGATGTAGACAAATTATACATATGTATCTCGACATAGTATGTTGGAAATTGAGGTGATCCTAATATCCACTAAGCTGAGGACCTACACCTAGAACACTAACTCACTCTAGAGTTGGTCAGCCTTTTTAAATTTCTAGTTACTTAGTGTGACGGGTCCTTTCAACAGCAGAGCCGCCTTCTTACTTCCTGGTGGTAGAGCCTACGAACAGATGAAGCTGACTTTTAGGTGGCAGAGACAACCTACGATGAAGTCTAGACCCTTGTGATCCCATATGATAGAGCCAACCTTCGATGGATCACAACTTATGCACTAAGTACTTAGAAACTATATGGCCCAACCGAGAGACTAATACTTACAAGAATAAAActttattacaacacaacaATATTACGCAAGAGTGCAGTACAAACACCCTCTCTTTAGTGGCTAGCTTAGCACTCACCCTTTACTACTACCATGCTCCACTCATCTACCATGCTCATGGATGAATGGCATGGCAAGGGAGGGGGTTCTATTTATAGGCCAAGGGGGATCATGAGGTTGAGACAAGTGTACTCCTTTCTAGAGACTTCCTAGATATTACAACATTTACTAATTTATTTTACTATCAAGTCTAGACTATTTAAATATCTTCTTCTCGTATGACGGAGAACAGTCCCTCAAGGCAAACTTCTTTCCAAAGTTGTCCTGCAAACCATGCCGAGTGCATACCGAAATTTCTCGAACTTTGCCTTGTTCAGGCCTTTCGTGAAGATGTCGGCAATCTGCTCATCAGTCTTTGTAGGCACCATCTAAATATCTCCCTCAAGGACCTTTTCTCTTATGTAGTGGTAGTGGACTTCTATGTGCTTGGTCCTTGCGTGGAAAACTGGATTTTCTGCAAGGCGTATAGAGGATAAGTTATCTCAGAAAATCCTTACTCGATAGTCCGTCGGTTGATGAAGATCCTCCATCAATTGCTTAAGCAAGGCGCTTTCTTATGCTACCATTGCCGCTGACCGATACTCTCCTTCAGTATTAGATAATGCCATAGTAGGTTATCT
This portion of the Setaria viridis chromosome 7, Setaria_viridis_v4.0, whole genome shotgun sequence genome encodes:
- the LOC117865966 gene encoding protein CANDIDATE G-PROTEIN COUPLED RECEPTOR 7, producing MQLDRSAMAASVALAVVAISLAATLPVARAEIKKTSIVSDSRSVILFEEFGFRRGGRAAVTATGVSWKVPEGSQIKSADPTLMGFFLISNSLFYKINNESDYAEATGTAFCPLTSKYVQPLFRFKEIAPDGTGKGSLTIDADDQYTVLFSSCQEGVEVTMEVRTEMFNVRRSGAKEYLPVGLLPLPGIFAAASVVHFVFLGGWLFVCAKHCKTAERIHAVMGALLLFKALKLACAAEDQWYVERTGTPHGWDVAFYVFGFFKGILLFTVIVLIGTGWSFLKPYLQEREKNVLMIIIPLQVIENIASAVIGETGPAGRDWLAWNQIFLLVDVICCCAVFFPIIWSIRNLREASKTDGKAARNLQKLTLFKQFYLVVVCYLYFTRIAASAVAAVLSYKYQWVVNVSIETASLAFYVFVFYNFQPVEKNPYLYVGDDEEEAAGGQLEMESTFEI